ATAAGACTAATGGGCAGTTTCTCCATATAAAATCAGGCTACAGACGAGATTAACCCCTCTCGTCTAAAAGAAAAGACTTTATTGGCTGCCACGATAATATGGTCAATAATTTGTATATTGAGGCTCCTGCCGGCGGCGATCAACGCATCCGTCAAATTCTTATCCTGAGCGGAGGGTTCCGGATAGCCAGTGGGATGATTATGGGCCAGTACAAGCCCACTTGCTGAACGCCTTAGCGCGGATTCCATGACCTGTCGCGGATAAATAACGGTACGGTTAACCGTGCCTTCAGACAAGCGTTCTACCCCATTTTTCTGTAACTGAAATCGATGATCTAGGTATGCGACTTCGAATACTTCGTTTGTTAACGGAGACAACCTAGCACGCCAAAAGGCCTCCAGGTCGGTGGAGTTATTAAGAACAATTTTTTCTTCCGCTGTTTGTCTTAGATAAAGATTTGCGGTTTCTCTTATAATGCGCAGGGCCACAGGCGTCACCTCCCCTATGCCTTCGACTTGGCGTAGTTCTTGCTCTGACGCATCTAAAAGCCCTCTTATGCTACCAAAATGATTAAACAAGCGTTTGGCTAAATTTTTTACATCTCGCCTGGGAATGCAAAGCGTTAGCAAAAGTTCCACGATTTCGTATTCATGAAAGCCCTCAAACCCGCTTTTTTGAAAACGGCCACGCAATCGAGCACGATGCCCCTCTAGATCAATTTTTTGTTCCATATACTGCGTATCAAAAATCAGAGGATAGTTGAAAAAGACATCTACAAACATTAAAATAAAAATAAGGATCGCACAAACTTGATTTTTGAAAAAAATGGTTACCTTACTTGATAATCACAAAATTTGTGATAGGTTTTAAAGTATCCATAATATAACTCGGGAGAATGCCCTATATAGGTAAAAGATGCCTGAAGAAAAAAAATATTTATTAAAAATTTTATCCGGACCCCATCAAGGCGCTGAAGTCGTCTTAGATAAGGGGGATTTAGTTATCGGAAGCGATTCTGAATGTGATTTAATTTTGTCGGATGTATTAATACACCCACAGCATATTAAAGTAACCATCTCAGATGAAGGCAGTATTCTGATTGCACCTTTAGACTTACCCGTCTATCTGGACGGCAATGAAATCAAAAAGCAGTCCTACGAGATAAACCCCTTTCAATTTATATCCCTGGGCACGACTCATATTGTCATCGGCCCAGCCACAGAAGATTGGCCCTCTATTTCCGCAGCAGATGCCCCTTCATTAACAAAAGACAAAGAAGAAGCTAAACCTACCGTAGGCGAAGATGTCACAAAAGAACAACTAGGAAAAGCCGCTTCAGCCGCAAATCTTGAAGCAGAAGGTGAACCCGAAGAGCCTGTTGTTGAAATTGTTCCAGAGCAAAAAATCTTTGGCGTTAGCAATAAGGTGTTCGGTGCCGCTGTGGGGGGAATACTCCTCATCGCCTTTGCAATGGCCGTCATTTTCTTGATGCCCAGCAACACCAAGAACGATATCCCTCAAGCACAATCCATTGAAAACCGAACGAATGCGATCAAGGCCATTTTACAAGATTTTGATCATGAGGATGACTTTATTATTAGAACCGATGGCGACACCGGCCGTATCACAGTCGAGGGTTGGGTAGATGCTAGGGAAGAAAAAAAGGATATAGAGCTTGCTTTAATGCGCCTAGGTGGAGGAATCAGCATCCGTGTCTGGAGCCAGGAAAAGATCATGGAGGATGCCCAGGAATTGATCAATATGCTCAAAGTAAGCGTCACCATAGAACCCACAGCGGATAAAGGCGTCTATAAGGCCATAGGCTACGTTGGGGATGATAAAGTTTGGGATAATGTCCGCAAAAACCTTTCTAAAGACGTTGCGGGAATACGTTACTTACAAGACGAAGTTATTACAGGTAAAAAAGCGCAAGCGATTGCCAATAAAGTACTATCGGAATATGAATTAGATGGAAAAATTGACTTTTTCCCGATGATGGACTACATTAAGGTTGTGGGAACGATATCTGAATCATCGATAGATGCATGGAAAGCTGCCCGAGTAGCTGTCTGGGAAGAGATGGGTTACCCTGTTCCGATGGAAAACCAAGTGATGATCGCAAGCGCTGGAAAAGTGTTCTTTAGCACAGAAATAGATAGCGTAAACATCGGTGAAACCGGTTGGATTGTCGTTAAAGGCGGCGAAAAAGTATTTACCGGGGGCACGCTCCCGGGGGGATTCGTAGTGAAGAGTATTGGTAAGGAAGGAATCGTCCTCAAACGGGGAGATCAACAAATAACCATACAACCCGGAGGTAGTTTATGACAAAAATAAATGAATTATTAAAAAACTTGGAAGATCGCCTAGAAGGTGACGAAAAGGATAAGTTCAAGAAAGAACTCCTGAATTACCTGAAGAGCGAGGAATCTAAATGGAAGTCGAGGATCAACGCAGGTGTAGACCCTCAAGAATATAAAGTTCTAGAAAAAATTATTCACGGCATCACCGCCGCTGAAGCTATCGTAAACAAGGTGTAAATTTAAAAAATCATTAAACAATTAAGGAGAAGGTAAAATATGGCAGTAGTAGGTATAGATTTAACAGGCATCAGTCTCACGCTCAACAAACTAGCAGACTTGCAAGAAAAAGAGATCGCAAAACATAAAGACGATTTAGACAAAGCAATAGCTTCAGGAAAGGATGCAGCTTTTACATCACGATTGGCACAAGCACTTCAAACAGCAATGAACCAATACAATATGACGCTTGGCGCGCACAGCTCCATTTATGGTGCTGAAAAAGCTGCTGCAACAGCAATGTACAACAGATTCTAAGTATATTATTAAACAACCCCAAATACGATTATGAGCATTTACAAACATAGCTTTGGTGAAGAATTCGACCTCAAATCGATTCCGGTGGAACGTGAGTTCTTACAACTCTTAGGGCGACTTTGCCATTTAGGGATCATAAAAAGTTGTTTCAAGGAATCTGAAACGATCATAGATGCCTTGAGGACTCTGCGCCCAGAAAGCGAAATTCCATTGATTCCCTTAGGCATGCTTTATTTCGCGCAACACCGATTCAAGGAATCATGTGACGCGTTTATTCAAGCACTGGAAATCAATCCCGAGAACGATTTCGCAAAAGCTCATTTAGCCCTTGTCCTTCGTAGGATAGGAGACAAAAAGGATAGCGACGTCTTAATTGAACAAATTCTAAAGGATAATCGCGAACCGGAAGTCGTAGCCTTTGCAAAGGAAATTAGGAACAACGAAATTGACGCATTACTATAAACACAGAACGCTAGAGGAGAATAACAAATAATATGGCCATTGATCCATCGATAGGAAAAGCAGCACAAGCTACTGATGCAGCCAAGAAATCACTAGAAGCAAGAGACGTTTCTAAGGATGTTTCCGGGGTTGCAAAGGAGGATGCTATTTCCAAATTCAATGAGATGATGAAGGCCCAGGACCCTTCCCTGCATAGTAAGGATATTCCCTCTCATACGGTAAACATTCCCGATAGCCCGTTACAAAAAGGCGGGCCACAGGGGGCCCATAAGCTGGATTCCAGTTTCGAAATGCGGCAAGACTTTTCCATAGCAGGAAAATCCGCCGCAGAGCAAACAGGATCAAAGCACAATATGTTGGGCTCTCTTGTGGATGCTACTATGGGCGTTAAGGAACGCTACCATGCAAGTGAGTCAAAGATAATGGACATCATCAGCAAACTCGATGCTGACCCTACGTCTCCAATGAACCAACGTATGGTCTTGGAAATACAAAATGAAGTAAATGTAAAATCTACCTTAATGGGGCTGGCTTCATCTGTTCTAAAAGGGGTAAAGGATGCTGTGCAAGGCCTCTTACGCGCACAGTAAGAAGGATCGCTTTGCTGGATTGACAACACGCTTTCCACGCTTTATCAATTATATATATAACCGAGTTTTCCCATTTGAAAAAAAGACGTTTTCCATTTATTCAACTTTTCCTGGCCATTATAGTCCTTGCGTTAGCAGGCTGCGGAAAAGACAACCTTTACACTGACCTTTCTGAAAAAGAGGCGAATGAGATGATCGCCATCTTGAAAAATAGGGGTATTGACACCAGTAAAGCCGCTGGTAAGGAAAATACGTGGATCGTACAAGTATCATCAGGTGATTTCAGTGATGCCGTAGATATATTGAGCGCCTTGGGCTACCCTAAAGACAATTTCGCAAGCTTAGGCACCGTGTTTGAAAAATCAGGGCTCGTATCCTCCCCTACCGAAGAGCGTATTCGGTTCATGTACGCGCTTTCCCAACAGCTTGCCGAAACGCTTACGCATATCGATGGCGTTTTAACCGCTCGCGTAAATATTGTTTTACAGGAAAATAATCCGCTCAATGAAGTGATTAGCCCTTCTTCAGCAGCTGTATTTATAAAGTATCGTAGAGGTTCAGGTGTCGAAGACGCGGCAGCTATGATTAAAAACATGGTCACCAATAGTATCGAGGGGCTTTCTTACGATAAAGTAACCGTGGCTTTCTTTCCTTCAGATCTTTCTGATTACGATGTTGAAGCGTATAATGCGAGTCATGCCGCTCGCTCTTCAAACGCCACTTTTTGGGTTGTTGTCGGCAGCATCCTCTTTTTACTCGTAGTCGCTATCTTAGCAACAGGCTACTGGTATTGGGAAAACCAAAAGAAACCAGTTTCTATCCCTCCGAAGACGGAAGAAGAATAAATTTACAAATCTAACACACCTTTTTGCTTTTATGAACCAGCAGGACTTCATACGGAATGTTCTCAGTCATAACAATGAACTGTTTCGGCTGATTTACCAATTCGACACGGGCTTGGCTGACTACATCAACAAAGAGCAATTAAAAGGCGCCATAAAAGATTCACTACCCGGTGATTTATTCAGTACGCCGCGTCTACAAAAGAAAATCTCGGCTTATTTAATCAACCAGCTGAAATTAAAATCCTGTTTTTACTCATTTAAAGAACCTCGTCTGCGTATAGCGCTTCTGCCTGAAGCTATCTTGGAACAGGTTCTCCTCTATGCGGGTGCCGCGTTTTATAGCGACACGATCAAACATATCGTCCTGAAAAAGAAGTTAACAGAGCTTCAAGCCTCTATTGGCGAAAAGGTTTACATATTCGCGACCAAAAAGGCTCCTTTATTATCGCAACTGGTTCCTCACATCTCTGTCGATAAATCGCCCGCTCATTTAGATAAAGATCAGCTCATCAATGCGGGTAAAGCTTGTATCGAAGCTTGTTTTGCCAAAGAACCGGAGGCGTTAACACAGCGTTTTAAACTTAAATTCCCTCCTTCTGTTCATTTTAATTTTAATCAGGAGATTTCTCCTGAACTAAAAACACAGTGTTGGAACTTTCTCCAACGCCTTATCATCAAAGAATTAGCGCCGGAGTGGAAATCATGTTTTGCTTAAAAGAAGACCAGTTTTATCCTGAACCAGGAAAGAAGATTATCAAAAAAGAGGAATATGCCATTTTCCTCAATGCGAATCAAATTGTCGAAGAAGCTCAAAAAAAGGCCGCTAGAATCGTGGAAGAGGCTAAACAAGCCTATGCGGATGAGAAGAAGCGTGGCTTCAATGAGGGTATGGCTGAGGGTAACAAAAAGATCTCCGAGTTGATGATCGAATCAGTTTCCAAAAGTCTTAAGAATTTTGAAAATTTTGAAAACGATATCATTCAAGTCGTCATGCAGGCTTTGAAGAAAATCGTGGGCGAGCTAAACGCGGATGAGCTCATTATCGGTATTGTTAAAAACGCCTTAGCCATGGTAAGAGATCAGAAGAAAGTAACGCTCATTGTCTCGCCTTCACAAGAAAAAGTCGTTCGTGAAAAGCTGGATGAGATCATGAAGGGCTACCCTACCATCAGCTTTATTCAGTTAGACAGAGACCCTCGGCTTAAAGAGGGAGGCTGCCTATTAGTCACCGAAATGGGCATGGTGGATGCCACATTAGAGATACAACTGGAAGCTATCCAAAAGTCTCTCAAGCGCGTTATCAAGTAAGGGTTAAGTCAGGCCAATCTATCCTCCAGCAACGATTCGCAATAGCTCGAGTTTATCCCCATCGGCAAGCGTTACCCGTTTAGCTTCTTCGCGTGTTAAAGCTGTTTCATTATGTTCGACGACGACTCGCTCGATATCCATTTGTATCGATTGCAAAAAGGCTACCAGTTGCGCGTCACAAGCACAGCTATATTGCTTGCCATTAGCAAATACGGTAATCGAATTATCTTTATTGTCTGTCATTATTTTTTGGATACGGATTCTTCTGTTGCGAGGGATTGATCAAAATCTTTCCAAACAGGCTCATAGCCTAGACTACGAATCATGTTCGCAACTTCTATCGGCGGGCGTTCATCCGCGATATGGAATTGCTCTCCCGGCTGGTTTTTCGTCTGCTTCCAGGTCTCTGTATTATAAGAACTATAACCCCCGGGCTCCGTACTTGCCCCGGCACTCATGTGCGTAATCCCAAGCGGCACAAGCGCGTTTCTTAATTCAGGCGCTTCCCGTGTGGATAGCACAACGGATATATGAGGTAAGAACATTCTCAGCGCACAGATTAGTTGAACAAATGCTCGGTCGCTGACGCCGTATTGCTGCTCGGGTTGAAAGGCGCCTGCCGCAGGTCTTAATCGTGGCAAACTGATCGAAATTTGAGATCTCCAGCAGTGTTTTAACAAATATTGCGCATGTGCCGCGAGTGAAATAGCCTCGTAACGCCAATCATACAACCCCAATAATACACCGATCCCTAATCTACGAAAATCTGCTTTATAACCTCTTTCCATAGTATCCATGCGCCACTTGTAATTTTTTTTAGGGCCCGCAATGTGCATCTTTTGGTAAGTAGGCTGATGGTAGGTTTCCTGGTAGACTACTAGCATCTCGCTCCCCGCTTTCACGAGGGGAATGTAGGGCTCGGTTTCCATCGGCGCTAGTTCCAAATTAATACTGGGCATAACTTTCAAGCACTCGCGCACGCATTCTTCCACGTAACCGTTTGCGACATACTTAGGGTGCTCCCCTGAGACGAGTAATAGGGATCGAAAACCTTGTTGCGCCAGTAGCTGCGTTTCCTGAAAAACTGTCTCAACCGGCAGGGTTACCCGCGGTATAGGGTTGTTTCTTGAAAAACCACAATACTGGCATGTATTAATACACTCATTTGATAAATACAGAGGCGCAAATAAGCGTATCGTCTTCCCGTAATGTTTCTGGGCAATGTACTGTGAGCACTGCGCAAGCCCTTCAATCTGAATACCTGCCCGAGGAGATAATAATGCGGCAAACTCCCCCAGTGTTTCCGCTCTTCCTTTTTGTAAAATCGCAGCTAAGGTACGCTCAGACGTATCCAATGATTGCCTCACGAGCGCTTCAACGGGAATATTTGCATAATAATCAGAAAAGGCCATGGTGCTTTTTTCCTTTAATCTAAAAAGGTTGTTAACGGGCTCGTTGCCTTAGCCGCAAAGCCTGTATTCATATTGTTCTTACGACAAACATGCCCTGCTTGAACGGCTAACGCAAAGGCTTGGGCTGTTTGAATAGGATCCCCCGCGATCGCAATCGCCGTATTTACTAAAACTGCGTCTGCCCCCATTTCCATTGCCTCAGCGGCATGGGAAGGCATCCCAATACCCGCGTCTACAACAACAGGCACACGTGCTTGTTCTATAATAATCTCAATTTGCCTCCTTGTCTCAATCCCTCTATTCGTCCCAATAGGAGATCCAAGAGGCATAACCACCGCGCAACCCACGTCTTGTAAACGCAGGGCCAGCACAGGATCTGCATTAATATACGGCATCACAACAAATCCTTCTTTCACTAAAATTTCAGCCGCTTTTAGGGTCTCAATCGGATCCGGCAATAAGTAATTAGGATCTGGGTGTATCTCTAGTTTCACCCAATTTGGTAACCCGGCCGCTCTTGCCAAACGGGCTATTCGCACCGCTTCTTCCGCGTTCATGGCACCGGCGGTATTGGGCAATACAAGATATTTCTCGGGCTCCAGATAATCTAGGATATCCGCAAAGGGGTCTTTTGTACCATCAATGCTGGCACGTTTTAAGGCAACGGTTACGAGTTCCGTGCCGCATGCGGATAGGGTGTCTCGCATCTTTTCCTGAGAGGGGAACTTACCCGTCCCTACAAACAAGCGTGAATGAAAGGTACGGTCTGCGATAACCAGCGGTTCTGTAGCTAATGGACTTATCATTTATAAAATATTATCAACTAATATGGTAACTAATTAGGTATATTTGTAAAATATAATCCTCTAATCTCTTCTAGTCCATATCTGGAGTGAACCCACGGCGCATTGTATTTTCGGTAATTAGCCTAGGATCCATAAAATTAAGCAAATAGTCCGGCCCGCCTGCTTTAGTCCCCCCTCCAGACATATGGAAGCCACCAAAGGCTTGGCGTCCAACCAATGCGCCTGTACTGCCTCGGTTTAGGTATAAATTACCTACCCTAAACTCTTTTTGTGCCTTTAGTAGGTTTTCCGGGCTTCGGCTAAACACACCTCCCGTAAGCGCGAACTCCGAATCGTTCGCCCATTCAATGGCTTGGTTAAAATCCTTCACGCGCATAACGGCTAATAATGGCCCAAATACTTCTTCTTGTGCCAATCGGCATTCGGGAGTGATACCCTCCACGACCATAATCGGTACAAAATAACCTTTTTTGGGCACCTGCGCACTAGGAGTTTCAAATAGCACTTTGCCTTCTTTTCGAGCTATCTCTTGATATTTAAGCGTTTTTTCCTGCGCGTTTTTATCAATTAAGGCGCCCATAAAATGAGAAGGATCTTCTGAGTTTCCAATTGTTTTGTCTCGAAGGGCTTTCTTGAGACGTTCCATCAACTTGTCATATATACCGTCCAAGACAATCAACCGGGAGCACGCGGAGCATTTTTGCCCTTGGTATCCGAACGCTGAATACAATACTTGTGGAACTACTTCGTCTAAATCGGCATCATCGTCTACGATAATCGCGTTCTTGCCGCCCATTTCGCAGATCACTTTCTTGATTCCTTTTTGGCCTGGATAAACCTTTGCGGCCCGCTCTATAATGCGTAGTCCAGTTGCTTTAGAACCTGTAAACCCGATTAGGCTGACATCTGGGTGGTCTACGATAGCGTCTCCGATACTTTTTCCATAACCGGGCACAAAGTTAAATACGCCTCTGGGCAGCCCTACTGACCTCAGTATATCGGCGAGCTGACTCCCTATAATGGGCGATAATTCAGACGGCTTGTAAACAATGGTATTTCCGGCAACAAGAGCCGCGGCAACCATTCCGGCGCTAATCGCTAAAGGGAAATTCCAGGGGGCAATAATCGCAGCAACGCCCTTTCCTTCATAAAAAAGTTTATTCACTTCGCCGGGAAGATTTCCTAAACGCTGTACGTTCCCCAAGCGTAACATTTCGTGCGCGTAGTAATCAAAAAAGTCGATCGCCTCCGTAACATCTCCATGAGCTTGATCCCATTGCTTGCCCGTAGCTAGCACCTGCCAGGCAGCAAGGTTGTAGCTATTATGCCTGGCCACATCCGCGGCCTTGAATAAGTATTCAGCGCGTTCTTCCGGTGTCTTAGCTCGCCAAACAGGAAACGAGCCTTTTGCTGATTTGATAGCATGATCAACGTCCTTAAGATCTGCCTCGCACACATAGCCCAAAATCTCTTCCGTATGGTTTGGGTTTACGCATGTGATAACCGTGTCTTTGTGCACTTCTTCCCCATCAATATAAACCGGGTATGTTTTCCCCAAAGATTCGCGAACCTTTCCAATAGCGGCTTTAAAGTGCTCACGAACCTTATCGATGGTAAAATCAATCGCAGGTTCTGTTCTAAATTTTACTCTAGGATCACAGATAGCCTCTACTCTGGGCTTTATTTTATGAAAGGGGTCTTGTAACAATTTGACAATATCAGAGGCTTCCACAAAGCTTTGACGCAGGAAAGATTCGTTAGCTGTATTTTCCAGTAAACGTCTCACTAAATAAGCCATCCCTGGAACCATTTCTCCGTACGGACAATACAAGCGCACGCGTGATGTGTTCTTTAAAACAGCTTTGCGAACGGGCTCCGCCATACCATAAAGCACTTGAAATTCGTATCGATCTTCTGGCACATTAAGCGCCTTTGCCATTTCAACAACAGCTGCAATGCTGCGTATGTTATGCGAACCGCAGGCGAAGTAACAAATATCACTATTCTCTAGCATGAGGCGAGCCAGTCGCTCAAACGCCGCATCCGTTTCACTCTTTTGCTGCCAAACAGGAGGCTCCCATGTATTCTGCCGCGCGATAACAGTTTCGTAATCCCAGTAGGCTCCCTTTACCAATCGTACTTCTATTGGCAAATTTTCCCCCTTAGCCCACTCTAGCAGATCTTTCAGATCCTTCTCTGTATCCGTTAAATATGCCTGTAGCACAATTCCTAGATGAGGGTAACCACGAAAGCGTTTATCGGAGCGTAGGCGTTTAAAGGCTTCTATGGTAATGTCCTTATATTTAGTTGATTCCATGTCTATGCACATGGATCCTTTCAGCGAAATCACTCGTTCGTAAATGGAGGCCAATCGCTCTACTATCTTTGCAACAGAGCGTTCAAAACTAACCGGCTTAATATCCGAATACAGCGCGGTTGGCTTCACAGAGATCTGTACCTTGGGTGCATACCCCCAATCAAGTGATTTACTTTCGCCAAAGTTTCCAGACAAACTGTCCCAATTACCCTGCTCCTTGGCAAGCACGTCCAAAAGTTCTAGAAATGTCGCTACATACTGCTCTGCCTCGTCTTCATTAACGGTCGCTTCGCCCAGTAAATCTACTACAAAAGCAAACCCATCTTGCCGGAGGCTCTTTAAGGCCTTAATCGCTTGTTTTGCATTTTCACCTATAATAAACTGCTTGGCCATAGAGGCTATGTTGCCCCGTATAATCGGCCCTATGGCGAATCCTGCTCCCATCACAGAGGCTACTTTCACGCCCCATTTGAATATCGTTGGAGTACTAGGGTCGTCAGCCGGAAAATACTCTTCTATATGGCGCATCAATAGTTTAGAGGTATTAAGGCTAGGAAACACATCTACAAAGCGAAACATGTTCACTTTAAACGCCTCATCGCGCATAGACCAATCCATTACTTTTCCAATCCAGCGGCCTTTGTTAAACAATGAGGGTTTCTCATTTTCAATAGTTTTAAAAAATAGTTTTCCGCATTCAATAATACGGGGCTCTAAA
This is a stretch of genomic DNA from Verrucomicrobia bacterium CG1_02_43_26. It encodes these proteins:
- a CDS encoding thiamine biosynthesis protein ThiS gives rise to the protein MTVFANGKQYSCACDAQLVAFLQSIQMDIERVVVEHNETALTREEAKRVTLADGDKLELLRIVAGG
- a CDS encoding EscJ/YscJ/HrcJ family type III secretion inner membrane ring protein encodes the protein MKKRRFPFIQLFLAIIVLALAGCGKDNLYTDLSEKEANEMIAILKNRGIDTSKAAGKENTWIVQVSSGDFSDAVDILSALGYPKDNFASLGTVFEKSGLVSSPTEERIRFMYALSQQLAETLTHIDGVLTARVNIVLQENNPLNEVISPSSAAVFIKYRRGSGVEDAAAMIKNMVTNSIEGLSYDKVTVAFFPSDLSDYDVEAYNASHAARSSNATFWVVVGSILFLLVVAILATGYWYWENQKKPVSIPPKTEEE
- a CDS encoding EscD/YscD/HrpQ family type III secretion system inner membrane ring protein, with the protein product MPEEKKYLLKILSGPHQGAEVVLDKGDLVIGSDSECDLILSDVLIHPQHIKVTISDEGSILIAPLDLPVYLDGNEIKKQSYEINPFQFISLGTTHIVIGPATEDWPSISAADAPSLTKDKEEAKPTVGEDVTKEQLGKAASAANLEAEGEPEEPVVEIVPEQKIFGVSNKVFGAAVGGILLIAFAMAVIFLMPSNTKNDIPQAQSIENRTNAIKAILQDFDHEDDFIIRTDGDTGRITVEGWVDAREEKKDIELALMRLGGGISIRVWSQEKIMEDAQELINMLKVSVTIEPTADKGVYKAIGYVGDDKVWDNVRKNLSKDVAGIRYLQDEVITGKKAQAIANKVLSEYELDGKIDFFPMMDYIKVVGTISESSIDAWKAARVAVWEEMGYPVPMENQVMIASAGKVFFSTEIDSVNIGETGWIVVKGGEKVFTGGTLPGGFVVKSIGKEGIVLKRGDQQITIQPGGSL
- a CDS encoding L-glutamate gamma-semialdehyde dehydrogenase, whose protein sequence is MSTQDLEPRIIECGKLFFKTIENEKPSLFNKGRWIGKVMDWSMRDEAFKVNMFRFVDVFPSLNTSKLLMRHIEEYFPADDPSTPTIFKWGVKVASVMGAGFAIGPIIRGNIASMAKQFIIGENAKQAIKALKSLRQDGFAFVVDLLGEATVNEDEAEQYVATFLELLDVLAKEQGNWDSLSGNFGESKSLDWGYAPKVQISVKPTALYSDIKPVSFERSVAKIVERLASIYERVISLKGSMCIDMESTKYKDITIEAFKRLRSDKRFRGYPHLGIVLQAYLTDTEKDLKDLLEWAKGENLPIEVRLVKGAYWDYETVIARQNTWEPPVWQQKSETDAAFERLARLMLENSDICYFACGSHNIRSIAAVVEMAKALNVPEDRYEFQVLYGMAEPVRKAVLKNTSRVRLYCPYGEMVPGMAYLVRRLLENTANESFLRQSFVEASDIVKLLQDPFHKIKPRVEAICDPRVKFRTEPAIDFTIDKVREHFKAAIGKVRESLGKTYPVYIDGEEVHKDTVITCVNPNHTEEILGYVCEADLKDVDHAIKSAKGSFPVWRAKTPEERAEYLFKAADVARHNSYNLAAWQVLATGKQWDQAHGDVTEAIDFFDYYAHEMLRLGNVQRLGNLPGEVNKLFYEGKGVAAIIAPWNFPLAISAGMVAAALVAGNTIVYKPSELSPIIGSQLADILRSVGLPRGVFNFVPGYGKSIGDAIVDHPDVSLIGFTGSKATGLRIIERAAKVYPGQKGIKKVICEMGGKNAIIVDDDADLDEVVPQVLYSAFGYQGQKCSACSRLIVLDGIYDKLMERLKKALRDKTIGNSEDPSHFMGALIDKNAQEKTLKYQEIARKEGKVLFETPSAQVPKKGYFVPIMVVEGITPECRLAQEEVFGPLLAVMRVKDFNQAIEWANDSEFALTGGVFSRSPENLLKAQKEFRVGNLYLNRGSTGALVGRQAFGGFHMSGGGTKAGGPDYLLNFMDPRLITENTMRRGFTPDMD
- a CDS encoding thiamine biosynthesis protein ThiH, which translates into the protein MLQKGRAETLGEFAALLSPRAGIQIEGLAQCSQYIAQKHYGKTIRLFAPLYLSNECINTCQYCGFSRNNPIPRVTLPVETVFQETQLLAQQGFRSLLLVSGEHPKYVANGYVEECVRECLKVMPSINLELAPMETEPYIPLVKAGSEMLVVYQETYHQPTYQKMHIAGPKKNYKWRMDTMERGYKADFRRLGIGVLLGLYDWRYEAISLAAHAQYLLKHCWRSQISISLPRLRPAAGAFQPEQQYGVSDRAFVQLICALRMFLPHISVVLSTREAPELRNALVPLGITHMSAGASTEPGGYSSYNTETWKQTKNQPGEQFHIADERPPIEVANMIRSLGYEPVWKDFDQSLATEESVSKK
- a CDS encoding thiazole synthase; protein product: MISPLATEPLVIADRTFHSRLFVGTGKFPSQEKMRDTLSACGTELVTVALKRASIDGTKDPFADILDYLEPEKYLVLPNTAGAMNAEEAVRIARLARAAGLPNWVKLEIHPDPNYLLPDPIETLKAAEILVKEGFVVMPYINADPVLALRLQDVGCAVVMPLGSPIGTNRGIETRRQIEIIIEQARVPVVVDAGIGMPSHAAEAMEMGADAVLVNTAIAIAGDPIQTAQAFALAVQAGHVCRKNNMNTGFAAKATSPLTTFLD